A part of Brettanomyces bruxellensis chromosome 3, complete sequence genomic DNA contains:
- a CDS encoding uncharacterized protein (BUSCO:EOG09260B3H) has product MGVHELWDIVGPTARPVRLEALRSKRLAIDASIWIYQFLKAVRDKNGNTLKNAHIVGFFRRICKLLYFGIRPVFVFDGGVPALKKQTIRKRKERRQDQKENVEKTAQRLLAKQLQHRAEAENEGDRAIISHKQVFATKREVPIENLQFEEYYDDNNYLKSAHISQSGGQEPKKKERESKFFGKQDDYDLPRLEKFDIDKNDERMVTDYEYDRLTQNIKDGLGDVNLDNIDPESSQFDKLPLSTQYIILSHLRLRSRLRMGYTKDQLEALFPNSMEFSKFQIQMVQKRNYYTQRLMNASGMDKDSFDDISRRVAGEKNREYKLKRTEGGYVLSITKENEDEGRTVEKPIKISDENETEDDKESFQSEDEFLDNFEPDNNDSGNEIDSLDYWPDTDDSNKVGNEKKLDKKSPGSITYSENNDNKNDSDDDDDDDNDDDSVQWEDLSLDKKTSSFPIEMNKSGLPTISLRENKPQHHEAVTAFMDPSIHSDNTLFVEQSKNKERNTPDPIMDKIKSLYEYAERNNKNNATMTVPPIIQQDTESFPTDEDELHSMEEDELRQAIELSKKDYRSMQQKSNDKADSNIVTARDTDQPPIILTKEALSKTLKLPTFNTGGSLLQKGNVPQIHKKKKTHDNITAEKVSSDSNSPKGFAAKNAEVSSKPKNDSKIPAKLPDWFNNTEVNQTPEERFKSDIGVNNALNEKTEDEKAGIVKFSEVEDLLSAKDEVSDPLILDDANKPKEKAEVIYIRDSDEYDSPATQESPKESAVQVSGNAQVQKSRTAEQIPDDLVANPLSRSNGAKQGLEDSYEFSEEEEEILNQNLKKEEETYGQFVDTISQNVAPRQNSGSKWTMDEEIKLQEKLKKQKRDSDEVSTSMILDVQDLLSRFGIPFITAPMEAEAQCAELFGLKLVDGIVTDDSDCFLFGGSIIYKNMFNEKNFVECYQLEDIAMDMGLTRKQMIDLALMLGSDYTSGLKGVGKVTAVEILSEFGDLVTFRNWWLEYQGGKIDKSNDNKMRRKIRKQMSKADLFLGRDFPDPAVINAYLHPEVDHDKTKFQWGYPNLDKLRTFLMFNVGWTQDKIDQILIPIIKSMNKPQKIIEEFFPAELVRKRRKIMMGKRLTEATNKLKASYDERQAESKGQH; this is encoded by the coding sequence GCATATAGTCGGATTCTTTCGACGAATATGCAAACTTCTATACTTTGGCATAAGACCTGTCTTTGTTTTTGATGGTGGTGTCCCTGCACTTAAAAAGCAAACCATACGAAAGAGGAAAGAGCGACGCcaagatcaaaaagaaaatgtggaGAAAACGGCCCAACGTTTACTAGCAAAGCAGTTACAACATAGAGCGGAGGCCGAGAATGAAGGTGATAGAGCGATAATATCTCATAAGCAAGTTTTTGCTACAAAACGAGAGGTTCCTATCGAAAATCTTCAATTCGAAGAGTACTACGATGATAACAACTATCTAAAATCAGCACATATTTCGCAATCTGGAGGACAGGAAccgaagaagaaggaaagggaaagtaaattttttggaaaacagGATGACTATGACTTGCCAAGGCTAGAGAAGTTCGACATTGACAAGAATGATGAACGTATGGTTACTGATTACGAGTATGATCGTTTAacacaaaatataaaggACGGTCTCGGTGATGTAAACCTAGATAATATAGATCCGGAGTCTAGTCAATTTGATAAGCTACCATTATCAACGCAGTATATCATTCTTTCACATTTAAGGTTACGGTCGAGGTTAAGAATGGGATATACTAAAGACCAGTTGGAGGCTCTTTTCCCTAATAGCATGGAGTTCAgtaaatttcaaattcaaatggTGCAAAAGCGTAACTATTATACCCAAAGATTGATGAACGCTTCTGGAATGGATAAAGACAGttttgatgatatttcAAGGAGGGTTGCTGGCGAGAAAAATAGGGAATACAAGTTAAAACGAACAGAGGGTGGTTATGTACTGTCAATTACAAAGGAGAACGAGGATGAAGGTAGAACTGTCGAAAAGCCTATCAAGATaagtgatgaaaatgaaacagAAGATGACAAGGAAAGTTTCCAATCTGAGGATGAGTTTTTAGATAATTTTGAGCCTGATAATAATGATTCTGGCAACGAGATAGATTCTCTTGATTATTGGCCAGACACAGATGACTCAAATAAAGTTGGtaatgaaaagaaactgGATAAGAAATCTCCTGGGAGCATTACTTATAGTgagaataatgataataaaaatgatagCGATGACGATGACGATGACGATAACGATGATGATTCGGTACAGTGGGAGGATCTAAGCTTGGATAAGAAAACGTCTTCATTCCCCATTGAGATGAATAAATCCGGATTGCCTACCATTTCTCTAAGAGAAAATAAGCCTCAACACCATGAGGCTGTAACAGCATTTATGGACCCGTCAATTCATTCCGATAATACTCTTTTTGTCGAgcaatcaaaaaataaagaacgGAATACGCCAGATCCTATAATGGATAAGATTAAGTCCCTTTACGAGTATGcggaaagaaataataaaaataatgccACCATGACTGTACCACCCATAATACAGCAAGATACTGAAAGTTTTCCGacagatgaggatgaattGCACAGtatggaagaagatgaactCAGACAAGCAATTGAGCTTTCGAAGAAGGATTATCGTAGCATGCAGCAGAAATCAAATGATAAAGCTGATTCAAATATCGTTACAGCACGAGATACTGACCAGCCACCTATCATTCTTACTAAAGAAGCACTTAGTAAGACTTTGAAACTTCCAACTTTTAACACAGGTGGCTCGTTGTTGCAGAAAGGAAATGTACCTCAAattcataaaaaaaagaaaactcaCGATAACATAACGGCAGAAAAGGTTAGCAGTGATTCAAATTCACCAAAAGGATTTGCAGCAAAGAATGCCGAGGTCTCTTCTAAACCGAAGAATGACAGCAAAATACCTGCCAAACTTCCGGACTGGTTTAATAACACAGAGGTCAATCAAACTCCTGAAGAAAGATTTAAATCAGATATCGGTGTTAACAATGCACTAAATGAGAAAACAGAAGACGAGAAAGCGGGAATAGTAAAGTTTTCGGAAGTGGAAGACCTTTTATCCGCCAAGGATGAGGTGTCTGATCCGCTTATTTTAGATGATGCCAATAAGCCGAAAGAAAAGGCTGAGGTGATATATATTCGGGATTCTGATGAGTATGATTCTCCAGCCACTCAAGAAAGTCCTAAAGAATCTGCGGTCCAGGTTAGCGGTAACGCCCAAGTACAAAAGAGCAGAACTGCTGAACAAATTCCAGATGATTTGGTGGCGAACCCTTTGTCTAGATCAAATGGTGCTAAGCAGGGGCTTGAAGATAGCTATGAGTtttctgaagaagaagaagaaattttaaatcaaaatttaaagaaagaagaagagacaTATGGTCAATTTGTGGACACTATTTCACAGAATGTCGCTCCTAGACAAAATAGCGGCTCTAAATGGACTatggatgaagaaataaagctccaagaaaagttaaagaagcagaagcgTGATTCAGATGAAGTGTCAACAAGTATGATATTAGATGTTCAGGATTTACTTTCGAGATTTGGAATTCCATTTATAACTGCACCTATGGAGGCAGAAGCGCAATGTGCAGAACTTTTCGGACTTAAATTGGTTGATGGTATAGTTACAGATGATTCTGATTGCTTTTTATTTGGAGGAAGtataatatacaaaaaCATGTtcaatgaaaaaaattttgttgaatGTTACCAGTTGGAGGATATTGCTATGGATATGGGGTTAACCAGAAAGCAGATGATAGATCTGGCCCTAATGCTTGGAAGTGATTACACATCGGGGTTGAAAGGTGTTGGTAAAGTCACCGCTGTCGAAATATTATCCGAATTTGGTGATCTTGTGACCTTTCGCAACTGGTGGCTTGAATATCAAGGGGGTAAAATTGATAAAAGTAATGATAACAAGATGAGGAGAAAGATCAGAAAGCAAATGAGTAAGGCTGATTTGTTTTTAGGACGCGATTTCCCTGATCCTGCAGTGATCAATGCATACTTACATCCAGAAGTTGATCATGATAAAACAAAGTTTCAATGGGGTTATCCGAATTTGGACAAACTAAGAACATTCTTGATGTTCAATGTGGGATGGACACAAGATAAGATTGATCAGATTCTTATTCcaataataaagagtatgaACAAGCCACAGAAAATTATTGAAGAGTTCTTCCCAGCCGAACTGgtaagaaaaagaaggaaaatcaTGATGGGAAAAAGACTCACTGAGGCCACTAATAAATTGAAGGCGTCGTATGATGAGCGTCAAGCTGAAAGTAAAGGGCAACATTGA
- a CDS encoding uncharacterized protein (BUSCO:EOG092658QH), whose amino-acid sequence MAFTVADLKYIEPSVLREWILKRDEKFPFLIIDVRDSDYVGGHIKGSKNIPSAQVKHELPNIYDTLKEINCKSIVFHCTLSQQRGPSSAMMLLRYLNAVIESSKSSSDEIKFAKSINVYVLRGGFARWQNIYGGDEELTEDYDKKFWTNEF is encoded by the coding sequence ATGGCATTTACTGTTGCGGACctgaaatatattgaaCCTTCAGTTTTGAGAGAATGGATATTGAAAAGGGACGAAAAGTTTCCTTTTTTAATCATAGATGTTAGAGATTCAGATTACGTCGGAGGACATATTAAGGGATCCAAGAATATCCCATCGGCTCAAGTAAAACATGAACTACCAAACATATATGATACTTTGAAAGAGATTAACTGCAAAAGCATCGTTTTTCACTGTACGCTGAGTCAACAAAGAGGTCCCTCTAGTGCTATGATGCTTTTAAGATATTTAAACGCAGTTATCGAGAGTTCTAAATCGTCATCGGATGAAATAAAGTTTGCGAAAAGTATTAATGTATATGTTCTAAGGGGTGGATTTGCAAGATggcaaaatatatatggaGGTGATGAAGAGCTAACAGAAGATTATGACAAAAAGTTTTGGACCAATGAATTCTGA
- the PCT1 gene encoding choline-phosphate cytidylyltransferase (BUSCO:EOG09264I9J), which produces MIKKELEQTTVKRGIKRGRDSGERETQKNDGKMTVTSTRKKQKLLNAEGKKTDKGLTFEEQEKKYDDELPAKYRKFRPKGYRLNVPPTDRPVRVYADGVFDLFHLGHMRQLEQCKKAFPNVQLIVGIPNDKETHSRKGLTVLTDKQRYETVRHCKWVDEVVENAPWIITMDFVKKHHIDYCAHDDIPYVADGIEDIYKPMKKAGMFVATQRTEGISTSDIITKIIRDYDKYLMRNFARGATRKELNVSWLKKNELDLKKQVGEFRKSWRNYNDSIKYKSKDLYTLVREALRKNTHRARNISKGNAPIDKFALKYNANGLSRTSSHRSLLDNLKDWVGIDPSRNKNMDDYDVFLDDSEATPDPESGDEKIPTLTVRRKRRPSMNRHSRISPRKRMGLRKMAREGRI; this is translated from the coding sequence atgataaaaaaggagCTTGAACAAACAACTGTTAAGCGAGGTATTAAAAGAGGTAGAGATTCGGGGGAAAGGGAAACCCAGAAAAATGACGGCAAGATGACAGTGACTAGCACgagaaagaaacaaaagtTATTAAATGCTgagggaaagaaaacagaCAAGGGCTTAACATTTGAGgaacaggaaaagaaatatgatgatgagttACCTGCGAAGTACAGAAAATTTAGACCGAAAGGTTATCGTTTAAATGTACCACCAACTGATCGGCCAGTGAGAGTTTATGCAGATGGAGTATTTGATCTGTTTCATCTTGGACATATGAGGCAATTGGAGCAATGCAAGAAGGCATTTCCAAACGTTCAGTTGATAGTGGGAATACCTAATGATAAAGAAACACACTCTAGGAAGGGATTGACTGTATTAACCGATAAGCAGAGATATGAAACTGTTAGACATTGCAAATGGGTGGATGAAGTTGTTGAGAATGCACCTTGGATTATCACCATGGACTTCGTAAAGAAGCATCATATTGACTATTGTGCTCATGATGATATTCCTTATGTTGCAGATGGAATTGAAGATATTTATAAGCCAATGAAGAAAGCTGGAATGTTTGTGGCAACACAGAGGACGGAAGGGATATCCACATCTGATATCATTACTAAGATAATCAGAGACTACGACAAGTATTTGATGAGAAATTTTGCACGTGGGGCCACCAGAAAGGAATTGAATGTTTCCTGGTTGAAAAAGAACGAACTTGACTTAAAGAAGCAGGTTGGTGAATTCAGGAAATCATGGAGGAACTATAATGATAGCATAAAATACAAGTCTAAGGATTTGTATACTTTAGTTCGTGAGGCattaagaaaaaacacACATAGAGCTCGCAATATCAGCAAAGGAAATGCACcaattgataaatttgcgTTGAAATACAACGCAAATGGGCTCTCCAGGACATCGTCTCATCGCAGTTTACTGGATAATTTGAAGGATTGGGTTGGTATCGACCCATctagaaataaaaatatggatgACTATGATGTATTTTTGGATGATAGTGAGGCTACACCAGATCCAGAATCAGGAGATGAAAAGATCCCAACATTAACGGtgaggagaaagagaaggcCATCCATGAATAGACACTCCAGAATTTCTCCTAGAAAGAGAATGGGCCTAAGGAAAATGGCAAGAGAAGGCAGAATTTGA
- a CDS encoding uncharacterized protein (BUSCO:EOG09260VHV), producing MSDSKLAKNIGTFFGNLNFESSKEYLPPSLTKIINSNYYSNDTFFTTAEAIKGLNSGNGKEVYTILKFIVRLMSTKQKCEHVTELLPHIIKNVSSGNLKIRRLVYYILLRFSEQQPDVSLLSINTMQKALSSKNCISRALAIRCLSEIDIPSILPILSLSLKKTVKDSSPLVRSASAVAIRNCFELDKVYSQEERASIGSLLKDTSSLSYQLYSYVDVLLSDSDPHVVGSAILCFRKIFPGCFDLIHPKLLHLITKLGYLDNYSTVALLDMLTDYAKLFFPSTEEVKSEDELPTVLRDLLSHLGILIYSDSEAVVLAVAKCATCLFPFAVGHLNIVPALLRYAAGSATSSFDEQHMREIALFEIDYLLGKSLITLEPSEISTFVPVTHDSFLVCKQKLKILFSMMSSKNFNFIFTETKFFVNNTDNNILLRCFAIKSITKTIMSDLESKQKFLIVQFLMDELHSSDDDMLVSESITGLKQLIQNDLVSHINVLIKLVGMLLKIDNDNDGARDDLSMTSLAKASIIWLIGEFAINFPDLSESSEATQGDVIKMNSLHDYLPDAFRILVSHFKKSEIIVKLAILGSLAKSVTRNIYAYKKDGIEFTLNGNALFKTFNYVLQLTKYDRDVDIRDRSRLVGSLLPNVVYCPAKPANSSRLDIDSLLQDPNVCSWCHEKINVIDFALYAFQNEKPKPAVSLDSQDLDFFEYIRKYQEITPSRLDSSDLEYYNELRCQSFELKDYGFDSNAISSSSLNSGQRLSSSRIFSSGSSGVVSSPNLDNHRNDTPQPSWKSRSNVNKYRLQTLDDFLGDGNDDSSDST from the coding sequence ATGAGTGATTCAAAATTAGCAAAAAACATTGGGACCTTTTTTGGAAACCTCAATTTTGAGtcttcaaaagaatacCTTCCACCATCACTCACCAAAATTATCAATAGTAATTATTATTCCAATGATACATTCTTCACTACAGCAGAGGCCATTAAAGGGTTAAATTCTGGAAATGGGAAGGAGGTGTATACTATTTTAAAATTTATAGTTCGTCTAATGTCCACGAAACAGAAGTGTGAACATGTCACAGAATTATTACCACATATTATCAAGAATGTGAGCTCCGGCAACTTGAAGATTCGGCGATTGGTTTATTATATCTTACTTCGATTTAGTGAGCAACAACCTGATGtatcattattatcaatCAACACAATGCAAAAGGCTCTCTCTAGTAAGAATTGTATAAGCAGAGCCTTAGCCATAAGGTGTTTGAGTGAAATAGATATTCCGTCTATTCTTCCTATTCTTTCACTTTCACTCAAGAAAACGGTCAAGGATTCTTCACCCTTAGTACGATCAGCCTCAGCAGTGGCTATACGTAATTGCTTTGAATTGGACAAGGTATATTCCCAGGAGGAAAGAGCGAGTATAGGTTCACTTCTAAAGGATACATCTTCACTGAGTTATCAGCTTTATAGCTACGTTGACGTATTACTGAGTGATAGTGATCCTCATGTTGTTGGATCTGCTATTCTTTGTTTTAGAAAGATTTTTCCTGGATGTTTTGATCTGATTCACCCAAAGCTTTTACATCTTATCACTAAGCTTGGATATTTGGACAATTACTCTACTGTTGCTTTGTTGGATATGTTAACAGATTATGCTAAgctattttttccttcaacagaagaagtaaaaagtgaagatgagTTACCTACTGTGTTACGTGACTTGCTATCACATTTGGGTATCTTGATATATAGTGATTCCGAAGCCGTTGTGCTTGCAGTCGCAAAATGTGCAACATGCCTTTTTCCATTTGCCGTGGGCCATTTAAATATTGTTCCTGCGTTATTGAGGTATGCGGCTGGATCTGCAACTTCTAGCTTTGATGAACAGCACATGAGAGAAATTGCcctttttgaaattgattaTTTGCTTGGGAAAAGTTTGATTACATTAGAACCATCTGAAATTTCTACGTTCGTTCCTGTCACGCATGACAGCTTTTTGGTATGCAAACAGAAATTAAAGATCTTGTTCTCCATGATGTCCTCtaaaaatttcaatttcatctttaCTGAAACTAAGTTTTTTGTCAATAATACTGACAACAATATATTATTGAGATGTTTTGCTATAAAGAGCATTACTAAAACAATAATGTCTGACTTAGAGTCCAAGCAAAAATTCCTGATTGTGCAGTTTTTAATGGATGAGTTGCACtcttctgatgatgatatgcTCGTCAGTGAAAGTATAACCGGTTTGAAACAATTGATACAGAATGATCTTGTCAGTCATATTAATGTACTTATCAAATTAGTTGGAATGTTATTGAAGATTGATAATGACAATGATGGAGCTAGAGATGATTTGAGTATGACATCATTGGCTAAAGCATCCATCATATGGCTTATAGGAGAGTTTGCTATTAATTTTCCCGATCTTTCTGAGAGCAGTGAGGCGACACAAGGAGATGTGATCAAAATGAATTCTTTGCATGACTATCTCCCAGATGCTTTTAGAATCCTAGTATCacattttaaaaaatctGAAATTATTGTGAAGCTAGCAATATTGGGCTCTCTTGCCAAGTCAGTAACCCGGAATATATATGCTTACAAAAAGGACGGTATTGAGTTTACATTAAACGGAAATGCTCTTTTCAAGACTTTTAATTATGTGCTTCAGCTAACAAAGTATGACCGTGATGTAGACATTCGTGATAGGTCACGTCTTGTTGGATCACTTCTTCCAAATGTTGTGTATTGTCCAGCCAAGCCAGCAAACTCTTCCCGGCTTGATATAGACAGCTTGCTTCAGGATCCAAATGTATGTTCTTGGTGTCATGAGAAAATTAACGTCATAGATTTTGCACTTTACGCGTTTCAAAATGAGAAACCTAAGCCTGCTGTTTCTTTGGACTCGCAGGATTTAGACTTCTTTGAGTATATCAGAAAGTATCAGGAAATTACGCCTAGCCGTCTTGATTCTTCCGACTTGGAGTATTATAATGAACTAAGATGTCAGAGCTTTGAGCTTAAGGATTACGGTTTTGATTCTAATGCAATTAGTTCTTCATCCCTTAATTCTGGACAGCGGTTATCAAGTTCAAGGATTTTTTCATCGGGATCATCTGGGGTAGTGTCCTCACCGAACTTGGATAACCATCGAAATGACACTCCACAACCTTCTTGGAAAAGTAGATCTAATGTTAACAAGTACCGACTTCAAACATTAGATGATTTTCTTGGTGATGGTAATGATGATAGTAGTGACTCCACTTAG
- a CDS encoding uncharacterized protein (BUSCO:EOG09265PJ3) has translation MGSFLGFGGGNKNEGSTAPAADSQALEVKSKIKNSIAQEMATAYATGLVNALSENCFQKCIIKPSDSLSTADEKCISDCASKFMRSWNLISKEYISRINKQS, from the coding sequence ATGGGGTCTTTTCTTGGTTTTGGTggtggaaataaaaatgaaggatCTACGGCACCAGCTGCTGATTCCCAGGCTCTAGAAgttaaaagcaaaataaaaaacagCATAGCACAGGAAATGGCTACGGCATATGCTACGGGGTTGGTTAACGCATTATCGGAAAAttgctttcaaaaatgtattattaAGCCATCAGATAGTTTAAGTACAGCCGACGAGAAGTGTATATCTGACTGTGCATCGAAATTTATGAGATCCTGGAATTTAATTAGTAAAGAGTATATTTCCAGGATAAATAAACAGTCATGA
- the ERG13 gene encoding 3-hydroxy-3-methylglutaryl coenzyme A synthase, whose amino-acid sequence MSPKNVGIKALELYIPGQYVHQADLEKYDGASTGKYTIGLGQTNMAFVNDREDIYSMALTVLKNLIDKYDIDVNNIGRLEVGTETLLDRSKSVKTLLMQLLGDNTDVEGVDTINACYGGTAAVINAINWVQSDSWDGRDAVVVCGDIAIYSKGAARPTGGAGTVALLIGPDAPIVFDPVRGSFMEHAYDFYKPDFASEYPYVAGHYSMACYVKAVDHCYKAYSKKAKARGLSNSKTDTVGLDYFDYNAFHAPTCKLVVKSYARLLYNDYMQDNSLIPDLDAKTYNEMSYEDSLVDKALQRKFMALAKDKYEERVKPSLELPTNIGNTYSGSCWGCLSSLLYFVGSEKLQGKRIGLFSYGSGLAATLLSMKVVGDISKITKVLSVKERLDSRIQKSPKEYEEAIELREKAYMKKSFKPVGSIDYIPEGTYYLKEIDDKFRRSYTRKGAKNEETLA is encoded by the coding sequence ATGTCCCCAAAAAACGTCGGTATTAAGGCTCTTGAGCTCTACATTCCTGGCCAATATGTTCACCAGGCAGATCTGGAGAAGTACGATGGTGCTTCGACCGGAAAATACACCATTGGCTTAGGTCAAACAAATATGGCCTTTGTCAACGATCGTGAAGACATCTACTCAATGGCATTAACAGTTCTCAAAAATCTTATTGACAAATATGACATAGATGTGAACAACATCGGACGTTTGGAAGTCGGTACTGAGACCCTTTTGGATAGATCTAAGTCCGTGAAAACCCTTTTAATGCAACTATTGGGTGATAACACAGATGTTGAAGGAGTCGACACCATTAATGCTTGTTACGGTGGTACTGCTGCCGTCATTAATGCTATAAACTGGGTCCAATCCGACTCATGGGATGGTAGGGATGCTGTTGTTGTGTGTGGTGATATTGCTATTTATAGCAAGGGTGCCGCAAGACCAACTGGTGGTGCCGGTACCGTTGCTCTTTTGATTGGTCCTGATGCTCCAATTGTTTTTGATCCTGTTAGAGGATCCTTCATGGAGCATGCCTACGATTTCTACAAGCCTGACTTTGCTAGTGAGTATCCTTACGTCGCAGGACACTATTCAATGGCCTGCTATGTCAAGGCAGTTGACCACTGTTACAAAGCTTATTCAAAGAAGGCTAAGGCACGTGGTTTGAGCAACTCCAAGACTGACACTGTTGGTTTGGATTACTTTGATTACAATGCTTTCCATGCTCCTACTTGTAAGTTGGTTGTTAAGTCTTACGCTAGACTCCTTTACAACGATTACATGCAAGACAATTCCTTGATCCCAGATTTGGATGCCAAGACTTACAATGAAATGTCGTACGAGGACTCCCTTGTTGACAAGGCTCTTCAACGTAAATTTATGGCTCTTGCCAAAGATAAATATGAGGAACGGGTTAAGCCATCTTTGGAGCTGCCAACTAATATTGGAAACACTTACAGTGGTTCCTGTTGGGGTTGTTTGTCATCCTTGTTGTACTTTGTCGGCAGTGAGAAACTACAGGGAAAGAGAATTGGTCTTTTCTCATATGGTTCTGGTCTTGCCGCTACTCTTTTGTCTATGAAGGTTGTTGGTGACATCTCCAAGATCACGAAGGTTCTTTCTGTTAAGGAGAGATTGGACTCCAGAATTCAGAAGAGTCCAAAGGAATATGAGGAAGCTATTGAGTTGAGAGAAAAAGCATACATGAAGAAGTCTTTCAAGCCTGTTGGAAGTATCGATTACATTCCAGAGGGAACGTATTATTTGAAAGAGATTGATGACAAGTTCAGAAGATCTTACACCAGAAAAGGTGCCAAGAATGAGGAGACATTGGCCTGA
- a CDS encoding uncharacterized protein (SECRETED:SignalP(1-23)), with translation MLSKASFIGLLLLSLKLQPLAYAAVADDTTTTAAAADTTTTAEAAAAAAAETTDTTTAVAAAAAETTDTTTAAVAAAAAAETTDTTTAVAAAAAETTDTTTAAVAAAAAAETTDTTTAAAAAAETTDTTTAAAAAATTVDTATEAATTADSSTASSDSADSTATANGAENGDTSGATIVGTWTSKSNAVFTGPGFYDPVDELLIEPALTGISYSFTEDGFFEEALYQVTPNPQNHSCAAAALIFQHGTYEVASSGKLTLTPFAVDGRQLLSEPCSDNGVSTYSRYNQTEIFKGFSIYVDSYHGRYRLNLVESNGEYMRPLYLAYRPPQMLPTMTLNPTDSPDSTTVVGTGGGSSSAASASASASAAKVKRDGARVIGTAKPAGLSQRVKRSLQNRYRTNAVKQPAFNYNFWWWVFVDMIIGGGLLFVFAH, from the coding sequence ATGCTTTCTAAGGCAAGCTTTATAGGCCTACTACTTCTCAGCCTCAAGCTGCAACCACTTGCTTATGCTGCAGTTGCTGATGACACGACAACCACAGCAGCGGCAGCAGATACCACGACAACGGCagaagcagcagcagcagcagcagcagaaacTACAGATACAACTACAGCAGtagcagcagcagcagcggAAACGACTGATACTACTACAGCAGCAGtagcagcagcagcagcagcggAAACGACTGATACAACTACAGCAGtagcagcagcagcagcggAAACGACTGATACTACTACAGCAGCAGtagcagcagcagcagcagcagaaacTACAGATACAActacagcagcagcagcagcagcagaaacTACAGATACAACTACAGCAGCAGCTGCTGCTGCAACAACTGTTGATACAGCAACAGAGGCTGCAACGACTGCAGATTCAAGCACTGCATCAAGCGACTCAGCAGATTCCACGGCCACTGCCAATGGTGCCGAAAACGGAGACACGAGCGGTGCCACAATTGTTGGAACGTGGACATCAAAGTCGAACGCTGTTTTTACAGGGCCAGGCTTCTATGACCCAGTTGATGAACTCTTGATCGAGCCTGCTCTCACTGGTATCTCTTACAGCTTTACCGAGGACGGATTCTTCGAGGAGGCCCTTTACCAGGTGACGCCGAACCCACAGAACCATTCATGTGCCGCTGCAGCATTGATCTTCCAGCATGGAACTTACGAGGTGGCCAGCTCGGGCAAGCTTACTCTCACACCGTTTGCCGTTGATGGAAGACAACTTCTCTCCGAGCCTTGCAGTGATAATGGCGTTTCGACATACTCTAGGTACAATCAGACCGAGATTTTCAAGGGCTTCAGTATCTACGTTGACTCCTATCATGGAAGATACAGATTGAACTTGGTGGAGAGTAACGGTGAGTACATGAGACCTCTTTATTTGGCATACAGACCTCCGCAGATGCTTCCGACAATGACTTTGAACCCTACCGACTCTCCAGACAGCACCACTGTTGTTGGAACTGGCGGTGGCTCTAGTTCTGCAGCATCTGCATCTGCATCTGCATCTGCTGCaaaagtgaaaagagaCGGTGCACGTGTGATAGGTACAGCAAAGCCAGCTGGCCTTTCTCAAAGGGTGAAAAGATCACTTCAGAATAGATACAGGACAAATGCCGTCAAGCAGCCTGCCTTCAATTATAATTTTTGGTGGTGGGTTTTTGTGGATATGATTATTGGAGGCGGCCTACTTTTTGTCTTCGCACATTGA